A window of the Tenebrio molitor chromosome 1, icTenMoli1.1, whole genome shotgun sequence genome harbors these coding sequences:
- the LOC138123411 gene encoding uncharacterized protein: MVVEVLVVNAVGPAGVAVPPEFDAIAADDENYRKPELGPTLVWPNRDRCRSSQPRPSRSRNSSSRSGAGSHRSNTSASATSQLSAQQEERLVINNDVTLEEDPLHFLRELSPKNKEAFELHPSLCKRWGPSLRQGLDEKMRTTLLEKYPHPTNFGECKAPILDLEIKRALDQLTLRRDKYQAYTQDKVGNTIAAFGKSINKLLQSELPKPLKDDILTDLNNAVLIQTEVFFEMSKSRRFLILPMLSPTVKEVVQDSAPTESLFGGDLTERLRAAKALEKSSHELKHKSKMVMPPHRATNKSLNGRGQPSQMRDARPQRSPTRSFNAARRSFPKQRAYKRHYQQPQHQQRNRK, from the exons ATGGTCGTCGAAGTGCTGGTAGTGAACGCAGTCGGCCCAGCCGGAGTCGCAGTGCCTCCAGAATTCGACGCCATAGCAGCAGACGACGAGAATTACCGGAAACCCGAGTTAGGCCCA ACCTTAGTATGGCCCAATAGGGACCGATGCAGGTCTAGCCAACCCAGACCCAGTCGGAGCCGCAACAGCTCTAGTAGGTCGGGGGCGGGAAGCCACCGGAGCAATACCTCCGCGAGCGCCACATCTCAACTCTCTGCACAGCAGGAGGAACGGTTAGTCATCAATAATGACGTTACTCTAGAAGAGGACCCCTTACATTTTCTTAGGGAACTGTCTCCTAAAAATAAGGAAGCGTTCGAACTACACCCATCGCTGTGCAAGCGGTGGGGGCCATCACTTAGACAGGGCCTTGACGAAAAAATGAGGACGACacttctcgaaaaatatcctCATCCCACAAACTTCGGCGAATGTAAAGCCCCCATTCTAGACCTTGAGATCAAACGCGCTCTCGATCAACTGACCTTGAGACGGGACAAATACCAAGCTTATACCCAAGACAAGGTTGGTAACACGATAGCCGCATTCGGCAAATctataaataaacttttgcAATCTGAGTTACCAAAACCTCTCAAGGACGATATCTTGACCGACCTCAACAATGCAGTTCTCATTCAAACAGAGGTTTTCTTCGAAATGTCCAAATCACGCCGATTTCTGATATTACCGATGCTATCTCCAACAGTTAAGGAGGTGGTGCAGGATAGTGCACCGACGGAATCCCTTTTCGGCGGAGATCTGACAGAGAGACTCCGGGCAGCAAAGGCACTAGAAAAATCTAGCCACGAGCTGAAGCATAAATCAAAAATGGTTATGCCACCGCACAGAGCTaccaataaatctttaaacGGGAGGGGGCAGCCGAGTCAAATGAGGGACGCTCGGCCACAGAGAAGCCCGACACGTTCCTTCAACGCAGCACGCAGGTCTTTTCCCAAGCAGAGGGCGTACAAAAGACACTACCAACAGCCCCAGCACCAGCAGAGGAACCGCAAATAA